One region of Marivirga arenosa genomic DNA includes:
- a CDS encoding DUF6122 family protein, whose product MIENIIHYSLHFIAPLGIAYLYNKQNWKQAYIVLLGTMLVDLDHLLASPIFDPNRCSIGFHPLHSFYAILIYFFLLFPKRSRLVAIGLLFHMFTDGLDCFLQGTI is encoded by the coding sequence ATGATTGAAAACATTATCCATTATAGCCTACATTTTATTGCACCATTAGGAATTGCCTACTTGTATAATAAGCAAAATTGGAAGCAAGCCTATATTGTTTTATTAGGCACTATGTTGGTGGATTTAGATCATCTACTTGCTTCTCCTATATTCGACCCTAACAGATGTAGCATTGGTTTTCACCCACTGCATTCCTTTTACGCTATTCTCATATATTTCTTTCTCCTTTTCCCAAAACGTAGCAGATTGGTCGCAATAGGATTGCTATTTCATATGTTTACTGATGGATTAGATTGCTTTTTGCAGGGCACCATTTAA
- a CDS encoding SLC13 family permease — translation MDFQTIATLAIILLAIILFVTEKLSVDLIGLVIICALVITGVITPVEGIKGFSNTATITVAFMFVMSAALLKTGALQFVAYKLSDIFKRNFRLGLVLMMFLIALISAFINNTPVVAVFIPVVIQIAKSTGRSPSQLLIPLSFASIFGGTCTYIGTSTNVLVSGIAQDFGFEGFSMFQLLPFGIILVIVGTMYMMLIGSRILPKNRKNGEDLEEKFGMREYLTEIELQENTDSIGKTIMESSLVKDLRIDILEINRSGTRYNLPQGDFILNAGDVLKVRCNLSNIKELKSRAKVLEGSSLKMAGDNLKGTGSSLVEMVVSANSEFDGKNLSELDFRRRYRASPLAIRHREEVIHEDLYDIKLKAGDVLLAEVKSHYVKELRKKEMSQNAPFALLSSDHMVDFNKKQFMLVTSILGIVIALASFGILDIVISVMAGVVALVLLNVLSMREVYKAINWKIVFLLAGVLSFGVALSNTGLDQKIAGGLISQLGGFGPVIVLSGLYLATSFLTELMSNNATAALMAPIAIAISTQLGLVPTPFLMAVTFAASASFMTPIGYQTNTMVYTSGNYKFTDFTKVGVMLNLLFWILATILLPLLFPFESL, via the coding sequence ATGGATTTTCAAACTATTGCAACTCTTGCCATTATTTTATTGGCAATCATTCTTTTTGTAACTGAAAAGCTGTCGGTAGATTTAATCGGACTCGTAATCATTTGTGCTTTGGTTATAACGGGAGTGATTACTCCAGTAGAAGGGATTAAAGGATTTAGCAATACCGCTACCATTACAGTTGCTTTTATGTTTGTAATGAGTGCTGCATTATTAAAAACAGGAGCGCTTCAATTTGTTGCCTATAAATTATCAGACATTTTTAAGCGTAATTTTAGGCTTGGCTTGGTTCTTATGATGTTTTTAATTGCTCTTATTTCAGCATTTATTAATAATACTCCCGTTGTTGCGGTATTCATACCAGTAGTGATTCAAATCGCTAAAAGCACTGGAAGGAGCCCTTCTCAGTTATTAATTCCATTGTCATTTGCCTCTATTTTTGGAGGAACTTGTACTTATATCGGTACTTCAACCAATGTGTTAGTGAGCGGTATTGCTCAAGATTTTGGTTTTGAAGGGTTCTCAATGTTCCAATTATTACCTTTCGGGATTATATTGGTCATTGTTGGTACGATGTACATGATGCTGATAGGGTCACGAATCTTACCTAAAAACAGAAAAAATGGTGAAGACCTAGAAGAAAAATTTGGGATGCGTGAATATCTGACTGAAATAGAATTACAAGAGAATACAGATTCTATTGGTAAAACCATTATGGAAAGTTCTTTAGTGAAGGATTTACGGATTGATATATTAGAAATCAATAGAAGTGGAACTCGATACAATTTACCTCAGGGGGATTTTATATTAAATGCAGGCGATGTATTGAAAGTGAGATGTAATCTCTCAAACATCAAGGAATTAAAAAGTAGAGCAAAAGTATTGGAAGGATCATCGCTAAAAATGGCGGGTGATAATCTAAAAGGCACAGGTTCCTCATTAGTTGAAATGGTGGTGAGTGCTAATTCCGAATTTGATGGTAAAAATCTTTCGGAATTGGACTTTAGAAGACGGTATAGAGCATCTCCCTTAGCGATTCGGCATAGAGAGGAAGTAATTCATGAAGATTTATATGATATAAAGCTAAAAGCTGGGGATGTACTTTTAGCAGAGGTGAAGTCTCATTATGTGAAGGAACTTCGTAAAAAAGAGATGAGTCAAAACGCGCCATTTGCTCTATTATCTTCTGATCATATGGTAGATTTCAATAAAAAGCAATTTATGCTAGTCACCAGTATATTGGGGATTGTGATTGCTTTAGCTAGTTTTGGAATACTAGATATTGTGATATCAGTTATGGCTGGTGTAGTAGCTTTAGTACTGTTAAATGTGCTCAGCATGAGAGAGGTATATAAAGCCATCAATTGGAAGATAGTTTTTCTTCTAGCTGGTGTTTTAAGCTTTGGTGTGGCTTTGAGTAATACCGGATTAGATCAGAAAATAGCAGGAGGATTAATTAGTCAATTAGGCGGATTTGGTCCTGTAATTGTTTTAAGTGGGTTATATTTAGCTACTTCATTTTTAACCGAATTAATGTCTAATAATGCAACTGCAGCTTTAATGGCACCTATTGCAATTGCTATCAGTACTCAGTTAGGTTTAGTTCCCACCCCATTTTTGATGGCAGTTACTTTTGCTGCATCGGCTAGTTTTATGACTCCAATTGGTTATCAGACTAATACCATGGTTTATACTTCTGGTAATTATAAGTTTACTGATTTTACAAAGGTAGGGGTGATGTTAAATCTTCTTTTCTGGATTTTAGCGACTATCTTGTTACCGCTCTTATTTCCTTTTGAGAGCCTTTAA
- a CDS encoding oxygenase MpaB family protein codes for MSTTKLKYPNTELALARKQGDELADKTVKILFETGFNPLKSNSYNQLIYNNQAIPKDFPDVLTTYFSDIKSSKVDEVLAENGSAFYLKHAAPVMLCLGMLSLPYCYAAAEGAKVLSFSKRIYEQPEKRLTETAEFVFDVCSPEAFQPNGKGFISIAKVRLMHAAIRYHLLKSGKWKDDFGYPVNQEDMAGTNLSFSLIAIRGLRKLGYTISSEESQTYIQYWNMIGEMLGIQNAWLPDTNQDAFILEKKIKQRNFKYSKEGEMLAVNLQNYIKNQPLPFPFPSTTMMSYLLGEDICNMIGLPYDRVDVDLISNIKNVNAIRNAFPANYQKEFILLKKQFGERKSESSPFQFLSKLAS; via the coding sequence GTGAGCACTACAAAACTTAAATACCCAAATACCGAATTGGCTCTTGCTCGAAAGCAGGGCGATGAGTTAGCAGATAAAACTGTAAAGATTCTCTTCGAAACCGGGTTTAATCCGCTAAAATCTAATTCATATAATCAATTGATCTATAATAATCAGGCTATTCCTAAAGATTTTCCTGATGTTTTAACTACATATTTTTCCGATATTAAATCATCTAAGGTAGATGAGGTTTTAGCGGAAAATGGTTCTGCCTTTTACTTAAAGCATGCAGCACCTGTTATGCTTTGCCTAGGTATGCTTTCACTTCCATATTGTTATGCTGCTGCTGAAGGCGCCAAAGTGCTAAGCTTCTCAAAGAGAATATATGAGCAACCCGAAAAAAGATTAACTGAAACAGCGGAGTTTGTTTTTGATGTGTGTAGTCCTGAAGCATTTCAACCTAATGGAAAAGGATTTATAAGTATTGCTAAAGTGCGTTTAATGCATGCTGCAATTCGTTACCATTTATTGAAAAGTGGAAAGTGGAAAGATGACTTTGGCTATCCAGTGAATCAGGAAGATATGGCTGGAACTAATCTTTCATTTTCATTAATAGCAATTCGCGGACTTAGAAAATTAGGTTACACAATAAGTTCTGAGGAATCTCAAACCTATATTCAATACTGGAATATGATAGGTGAAATGCTAGGTATTCAGAATGCTTGGTTACCGGATACTAATCAAGATGCCTTTATTTTAGAGAAAAAAATAAAGCAACGTAATTTCAAGTACTCTAAAGAAGGGGAGATGCTGGCAGTCAATCTCCAAAATTATATTAAAAATCAACCATTGCCTTTTCCATTTCCTTCTACCACTATGATGAGCTATTTATTAGGAGAAGATATCTGCAATATGATAGGATTACCTTATGATAGAGTGGATGTTGATTTAATAAGCAATATCAAAAATGTTAATGCGATTAGAAATGCGTTTCCAGCAAATTACCAAAAGGAGTTTATTCTTTTAAAGAAGCAATTCGGTGAGCGTAAATCTGAGAGTTCACCTTTTCAATTTTTATCAAAACTAGCTTCTTAA
- a CDS encoding DUF2721 domain-containing protein encodes MTISLTTPALLFPAISLLLLAYTNRFLAIANLIRSLHARYMQENDVKIKAQISNLKKRVLLIRNMQLLGISSLFFCVVSMFTIYQEYQMAGSIIFGFSLVLLMISLLLSIIEIQISVKALNIQMGDIEK; translated from the coding sequence ATGACGATTTCCTTAACCACACCAGCTTTATTATTCCCAGCGATTTCTTTGTTATTGTTGGCTTATACTAATCGTTTTTTAGCTATAGCGAATCTAATTAGAAGTTTACATGCCCGCTATATGCAGGAGAATGATGTGAAAATTAAAGCTCAAATTTCTAATTTAAAGAAACGGGTTCTTTTAATAAGAAATATGCAGTTATTAGGTATATCATCCTTATTCTTTTGTGTGGTGAGTATGTTTACGATTTATCAAGAGTATCAAATGGCAGGGAGTATAATATTTGGCTTTTCATTAGTCCTATTGATGATTTCACTTCTCTTATCTATTATCGAAATACAAATTAGTGTAAAAGCACTTAATATTCAGATGGGAGATATTGAAAAATGA
- a CDS encoding GMC family oxidoreductase translates to MSKKSNEFDAIVVGSGISGGWAAKELTEKGLKTLVLERGRNVEHIKDYPTMNKAPWEFDHRGKESQEVQEEYYVQSKTYAFDEATKHFWVNDKENPYTTPDNKEFRWIRGNHVGGRSLTWGRQSYRLSPMDFEANAKDGIGVDWPIRYEDLAPWYDKVEEFIGVSGRNEGYAQLPDGKFQPPMDMYCVEDKVKKAIEKNWDDRFMTIGRTANLTENKHNRSKCQYRNLCSRGCPYGGYFSSNSSTLPAATATGNMTLRPNSIVESVILDDSTNKAKGVRIIDAETNEYHEYYAKVIFLCASTLGSTWIMLNSKSDRFPEGLGNTSGTLGKHLMDHHFEVYVKAQFDDFNDKYHTGYRPNGIYVPRFQNIKSKHPDFIRGYGFQGGGNRAGWGYGNRLAGFGAEFKDALLKPGPWEMSFMPFGETLPYEDNQVTLNENVRDKWGLPTLHIDCEFKENEHNMRKDMMKTGAEMLEVAGGKNIETVNMKAVPGFGIHEMGTARMGRDPKTSMLNSHNQLHEVPNVFVTDGSAMTSSACQNPSLTYMALTARAVDYAVSELKKMNL, encoded by the coding sequence ATGAGTAAAAAAAGTAATGAATTTGATGCTATAGTGGTAGGATCAGGTATTTCTGGCGGATGGGCAGCAAAAGAATTGACCGAGAAAGGATTAAAAACTTTAGTATTAGAGCGCGGTAGGAATGTTGAGCATATTAAAGATTATCCTACTATGAATAAAGCCCCTTGGGAATTTGATCACAGGGGGAAAGAATCTCAGGAAGTACAGGAGGAATATTACGTACAAAGCAAGACTTACGCCTTTGATGAGGCTACCAAGCATTTCTGGGTAAACGATAAAGAAAATCCTTATACTACTCCAGATAACAAAGAATTCAGATGGATTAGAGGAAATCATGTAGGAGGTAGATCCTTAACTTGGGGACGACAAAGCTATAGATTGTCGCCTATGGATTTTGAAGCCAATGCTAAAGATGGTATAGGGGTGGATTGGCCTATCCGCTATGAAGACTTAGCCCCATGGTATGATAAAGTGGAAGAGTTTATTGGAGTTTCTGGAAGAAATGAAGGTTATGCCCAACTACCAGATGGAAAATTCCAACCTCCTATGGATATGTATTGCGTGGAGGATAAGGTTAAAAAGGCTATCGAAAAGAATTGGGATGACCGTTTCATGACTATTGGTAGAACTGCAAACCTTACAGAAAATAAGCATAATAGATCCAAATGTCAGTATAGAAACCTGTGTAGTAGAGGTTGTCCATATGGGGGGTATTTTAGTAGTAATTCATCAACCTTACCCGCTGCAACGGCTACAGGGAACATGACTTTAAGGCCCAATTCTATTGTAGAATCTGTAATTCTGGATGATAGTACCAATAAAGCAAAAGGCGTTAGAATAATTGATGCTGAAACCAACGAATATCATGAGTATTATGCAAAAGTTATATTCCTTTGTGCTTCTACCTTAGGTTCTACTTGGATTATGCTGAATTCAAAAAGTGACCGATTCCCAGAAGGTTTAGGAAATACAAGCGGAACATTAGGAAAGCACTTAATGGATCATCATTTTGAAGTTTATGTGAAGGCTCAATTTGATGACTTTAATGATAAATATCATACGGGTTATCGTCCAAATGGTATTTATGTGCCTCGTTTTCAAAATATTAAAAGCAAACATCCTGACTTTATTAGAGGTTATGGCTTCCAAGGAGGTGGAAATCGAGCTGGATGGGGGTATGGGAATCGATTAGCAGGTTTTGGAGCTGAATTTAAAGATGCTTTATTAAAACCTGGTCCCTGGGAAATGTCTTTTATGCCTTTTGGGGAAACTTTGCCTTATGAAGATAATCAAGTAACCCTAAATGAAAATGTAAGAGACAAATGGGGCTTGCCTACCTTGCATATTGATTGTGAGTTTAAAGAAAACGAACATAATATGCGAAAAGATATGATGAAAACAGGCGCTGAGATGTTAGAAGTAGCTGGCGGGAAAAATATTGAGACTGTGAATATGAAAGCAGTGCCTGGTTTTGGTATTCATGAAATGGGTACCGCCAGAATGGGGCGTGATCCTAAAACATCCATGTTAAATAGCCATAATCAACTTCACGAAGTTCCCAATGTATTTGTTACCGATGGTTCTGCTATGACCTCATCAGCATGTCAAAATCCAAGTTTAACTTATATGGCGCTAACCGCTAGAGCCGTTGATTATGCAGTTTCAGAATTAAAGAAAATGAATTTATAA
- a CDS encoding gluconate 2-dehydrogenase subunit 3 family protein, with protein sequence MNRREAIKKTGLALGFAATSPLLMHLVQSCESKKPLGWKPKFFNEKQALLIAALADQILPKTDTPGALDVGVDSFVDKMVAEVYNKKEQQQFVEGLDNFEKNCELKNGKIFTDLNNEEKYDALFSLQSEIKYLSFENDPNEKPFFLMLKELVLLGYFTSEEIMTKHLDYIPVPSQLIGCEPMESNQKLRVGNYFQG encoded by the coding sequence ATGAATAGAAGAGAAGCTATTAAAAAAACGGGCTTGGCATTGGGATTTGCGGCTACTTCGCCCTTGTTGATGCATTTAGTTCAATCCTGCGAATCTAAAAAGCCACTAGGATGGAAACCCAAGTTCTTTAATGAAAAACAAGCCTTATTAATAGCGGCTTTAGCGGATCAAATTTTGCCTAAAACGGACACTCCAGGTGCACTAGATGTTGGAGTCGATTCTTTTGTTGATAAGATGGTGGCTGAAGTATATAATAAAAAAGAGCAGCAACAGTTTGTAGAGGGTTTAGATAATTTTGAAAAAAATTGTGAATTGAAAAACGGCAAGATATTCACTGATCTAAATAATGAAGAGAAATATGATGCTCTTTTTAGCTTGCAAAGCGAAATTAAATATTTGTCATTTGAAAACGATCCTAATGAAAAGCCTTTCTTCTTAATGCTTAAGGAGCTAGTTTTATTAGGATATTTCACATCAGAAGAAATTATGACTAAGCATCTGGACTATATACCAGTTCCATCCCAATTAATTGGATGTGAACCTATGGAATCAAATCAAAAATTAAGGGTAGGAAATTATTTTCAGGGATGA
- a CDS encoding Gfo/Idh/MocA family protein — MSSELKMGMIGGGPGSMIGDIHRITATASKKAKLVCGAFSATKEKSLEKGKDLGLDDSRIYGSYEEMIEKESLLSPEDRMDFVAIVTPNFLHVKQAKAALEAGFHVICDKPLAFDYNEAKEFQKVVENTKAQFAMTYTYRGYPLLEKAEELISSGHLGEIRKVKVDYSQGWLSQLIEAEGHKQASWRTDPEKSGVGGTIADIGTHAFNLLESVSGLKVKSLMADVSILVDGRKIDDDTNVLLEMDNGAKGYLSCSQICTGEDQDLSLHIYGSKAGLIWNHNEPNEITIKYPDFKEEKIKGLDHELGESHEIHIPGHSPYFTEAFQRIYDGFYDTIQHGNDNDKFVKANINDGVRGMQFIEKAIQSSREKKWVIF; from the coding sequence ATGAGTTCAGAATTAAAAATGGGAATGATTGGCGGTGGACCGGGTTCTATGATTGGAGATATACATAGAATAACCGCTACTGCCAGTAAAAAAGCTAAACTAGTATGTGGAGCTTTTAGCGCTACGAAAGAGAAATCATTAGAAAAAGGAAAAGATTTAGGTTTAGATGATTCAAGAATTTACGGCAGTTATGAAGAAATGATTGAAAAGGAATCACTTCTAAGTCCGGAAGACCGAATGGATTTTGTTGCCATTGTAACCCCAAACTTTTTACACGTAAAACAAGCTAAAGCTGCATTAGAAGCTGGTTTTCATGTGATATGTGACAAACCCTTGGCCTTTGATTATAATGAAGCCAAAGAATTTCAGAAAGTAGTTGAAAACACCAAGGCTCAATTTGCTATGACTTATACCTACAGAGGTTATCCTTTATTAGAAAAGGCGGAAGAATTAATTAGTTCTGGTCATTTAGGTGAAATCAGAAAAGTAAAAGTAGACTACTCTCAAGGTTGGCTTTCACAATTAATTGAAGCCGAAGGTCACAAACAAGCCAGCTGGCGAACTGATCCAGAAAAATCGGGTGTTGGCGGTACTATTGCAGACATTGGAACTCATGCATTTAACTTATTAGAATCTGTTAGTGGATTAAAAGTGAAAAGTTTAATGGCTGATGTTTCAATCCTAGTAGATGGAAGAAAAATTGATGATGACACCAATGTACTTTTAGAAATGGATAACGGAGCAAAGGGATATCTATCCTGTAGTCAAATATGCACAGGGGAAGACCAAGATTTAAGTCTTCACATTTATGGTAGTAAGGCTGGTTTAATTTGGAATCATAATGAACCCAATGAAATTACAATCAAATACCCTGATTTTAAAGAGGAAAAAATAAAAGGACTTGATCATGAATTAGGTGAATCACATGAAATTCATATCCCAGGACATTCACCATATTTTACAGAAGCATTTCAAAGAATTTACGATGGTTTTTATGACACCATCCAACATGGAAATGATAATGACAAATTCGTAAAGGCTAATATAAATGATGGCGTAAGAGGCATGCAGTTTATTGAAAAAGCAATTCAATCCTCAAGAGAAAAAAAATGGGTTATTTTTTAA
- a CDS encoding acyl-CoA thioesterase: MKPSVDPNNFKFSENIQVRWTDLDPLAHVNNSIYIQYFEIARGRYMLEAAPSWDWHKDMFLLANINCDYLQELKIGMPKTKCWVRTKEMGKKSFVIEYMITTDDKNVHTVGTSIQVMFDTKSKTTIEIPDWLRNEIASYEKENTINIK, from the coding sequence ATGAAACCAAGCGTAGACCCTAATAACTTTAAATTCTCAGAAAATATTCAGGTAAGATGGACTGATTTGGATCCATTAGCCCATGTAAACAATTCAATATATATACAGTATTTTGAAATAGCTAGAGGTAGATATATGTTGGAAGCAGCTCCTAGCTGGGATTGGCACAAAGACATGTTTTTATTGGCCAATATCAATTGCGATTATTTACAGGAATTAAAAATTGGCATGCCCAAAACCAAATGCTGGGTAAGAACAAAGGAAATGGGAAAGAAGAGTTTTGTAATCGAGTACATGATCACAACTGATGATAAAAATGTTCATACTGTAGGTACATCTATTCAAGTAATGTTTGATACTAAAAGCAAAACCACAATAGAAATTCCTGATTGGCTTAGAAATGAAATAGCTTCCTACGAGAAGGAAAATACAATTAATATAAAATAG
- the msrA gene encoding peptide-methionine (S)-S-oxide reductase MsrA encodes MMIRNISIVILSMLFFACAAENEKKEKTQNTSEIIQNPEAIDTAYFAGGCFWCVEASFEQIKGVKEAVSGYSGGEKKNPTYKEVSYGKTNHAESVMVLYDPNIITYEKLLDIFFVAHDPTQLNRQGPDVGKQYRSAIFYRNSKEKNIALKKMNELAPKFEDKIVTELTPFTKFWKAEDYHQDFEKKNPNNRYIVNVSRPKIEKVAKTFKDILK; translated from the coding sequence ATGATGATAAGAAATATAAGCATTGTAATTTTAAGTATGCTATTTTTCGCCTGTGCTGCGGAAAATGAAAAAAAGGAAAAAACTCAGAATACCTCAGAGATCATTCAAAATCCAGAAGCAATAGATACCGCTTATTTTGCTGGTGGTTGTTTTTGGTGTGTAGAAGCCTCTTTCGAACAAATTAAAGGCGTAAAAGAAGCTGTTTCAGGCTATTCTGGTGGAGAAAAGAAAAACCCTACTTATAAAGAGGTGAGTTATGGAAAAACCAATCATGCGGAAAGTGTCATGGTATTATATGATCCGAATATAATCACATACGAAAAACTACTCGATATTTTCTTTGTTGCTCATGATCCAACGCAGTTAAACCGTCAAGGACCAGATGTGGGGAAGCAATATAGATCCGCTATTTTCTACAGAAATTCTAAAGAAAAAAATATCGCGTTAAAGAAAATGAATGAATTAGCGCCAAAATTTGAAGATAAGATTGTAACTGAACTAACTCCATTTACAAAGTTTTGGAAGGCTGAAGATTATCATCAGGATTTCGAAAAGAAAAACCCTAATAATCGATATATAGTAAACGTATCTAGACCTAAAATTGAAAAGGTAGCTAAGACTTTTAAAGATATTTTGAAATAA
- the katG gene encoding catalase/peroxidase HPI has product MKNNLGDVGKCPVMHGGNTTIGGQGTMNKDWWPNQLNLGILHQHSSKSNPLGEDFVYAEAFKKVDLKALKKDIEEVLTTSQDWWPADYGHYGPFMIRMAWHSAGTYRTGDGRGGAGTGNQRFAPINSWPDNGNLDKARRLLWPIKQKYGNSVSWADLYILTGNVALESMGFKTFGFAGGREDIFQPEEDIYWGAEETWLGNNRYTGERDLENPLAAVQMGLIYVNPEGPDGNPDPLASAKDIRETFARMAMNDYETVALTAGGHTFGKTHGAGDAALVGPEPEAAPIEQMGFGWISKYKSGKGRDTITSGLEGAWTPTPTTWDMSYFDVLFGYDWELSKSPAGAHQWVPKNLKDEHKAPDAEDSSMKVGIMMSTADMAMKEDPEYRKISEHFHKNPDEFADAFARAWFKLTHRDMGPKVRYLGPEVPEEDLDWQDPIPEVTHDLVNDADVKELKAQILESGLSVSELVYTAWSSASTFRGSDMRGGANGARIALTPMKDWEVNQPAQLSKVIDTLSGIQMKFNDAQSGNKQISLADMIVLGGCAAVEKAAKDAGHKVEVPFSAGRADASQELTDIESFNWLKPEADGFRNYRRAAFTVPDEEMLIDKAQLLTLSAPEMTVLVGGLRVLDANYNSSKHGVLTNNPGKLSNDFFVNITDINTKWEPSKEDDIFEGKDRSSGETKWTGTRVDLVFGSNSQLRAISEVYAQNDAKEKFVKDFIKAWDKVMNLDRFDLK; this is encoded by the coding sequence ATGAAGAATAATCTTGGAGATGTAGGAAAGTGCCCAGTGATGCATGGTGGTAATACTACTATCGGTGGACAGGGTACTATGAACAAGGATTGGTGGCCTAACCAGCTCAATCTTGGAATTTTACATCAACATTCATCTAAATCAAATCCCCTAGGAGAAGATTTTGTCTACGCAGAGGCTTTTAAGAAAGTTGATTTAAAGGCACTGAAAAAAGATATTGAAGAGGTACTTACTACTTCTCAGGATTGGTGGCCTGCCGATTATGGTCATTATGGTCCTTTTATGATTAGAATGGCCTGGCATAGTGCTGGTACCTACAGAACAGGTGATGGCCGTGGTGGTGCTGGAACAGGCAATCAAAGATTTGCCCCTATCAATAGCTGGCCTGATAATGGTAATTTAGATAAGGCAAGAAGACTGCTTTGGCCTATCAAACAAAAATATGGCAATAGTGTATCTTGGGCGGATCTGTATATTCTAACAGGTAATGTTGCCTTAGAATCAATGGGATTCAAAACTTTTGGTTTTGCTGGTGGCCGTGAAGACATTTTTCAACCAGAAGAAGATATTTATTGGGGTGCTGAAGAAACTTGGCTAGGAAACAATAGATATACAGGCGAAAGAGATTTAGAAAATCCATTGGCAGCTGTTCAAATGGGATTAATTTATGTAAACCCTGAAGGGCCAGATGGTAATCCTGATCCTTTAGCTTCTGCAAAAGATATTAGAGAGACTTTTGCTCGTATGGCCATGAATGATTACGAAACTGTTGCTTTAACTGCAGGTGGTCATACATTTGGTAAAACACATGGTGCTGGTGATGCAGCCTTAGTTGGTCCTGAGCCTGAAGCAGCCCCTATTGAACAAATGGGTTTTGGGTGGATCAGTAAGTATAAAAGTGGAAAAGGAAGAGATACCATAACCAGTGGTTTAGAAGGTGCATGGACCCCAACACCTACTACTTGGGATATGAGCTACTTTGATGTTCTATTTGGTTATGATTGGGAATTATCAAAAAGTCCTGCAGGAGCGCATCAATGGGTGCCGAAAAATCTTAAGGATGAACATAAAGCTCCTGATGCTGAAGATTCATCTATGAAAGTAGGGATTATGATGTCTACTGCCGATATGGCCATGAAAGAAGATCCTGAGTACAGAAAAATCTCAGAACATTTTCATAAAAATCCAGATGAATTTGCAGATGCTTTTGCAAGAGCGTGGTTTAAATTAACACATAGAGATATGGGGCCTAAAGTAAGGTATTTAGGACCAGAAGTACCAGAGGAGGATTTAGATTGGCAAGATCCAATTCCTGAGGTGACTCATGACTTGGTAAATGATGCTGATGTTAAAGAATTAAAGGCTCAAATCTTAGAATCCGGTTTATCGGTTTCTGAATTAGTTTATACGGCATGGTCATCTGCCTCAACTTTCAGAGGATCAGATATGAGAGGTGGTGCTAACGGAGCAAGAATTGCATTAACTCCAATGAAAGACTGGGAGGTAAATCAACCTGCTCAATTATCAAAAGTAATTGATACTCTTTCAGGAATTCAAATGAAGTTCAATGATGCTCAATCAGGCAACAAGCAAATATCTTTAGCTGATATGATTGTGTTAGGCGGATGTGCTGCTGTTGAAAAAGCTGCTAAAGATGCAGGTCATAAGGTTGAGGTTCCATTCTCAGCAGGAAGAGCCGATGCTTCACAAGAATTAACTGATATTGAATCATTCAATTGGTTAAAGCCTGAAGCAGATGGTTTCAGAAACTATAGAAGAGCGGCTTTCACGGTTCCTGATGAGGAAATGCTAATTGATAAAGCACAATTATTAACTCTAAGCGCTCCAGAGATGACTGTATTAGTCGGTGGTTTAAGAGTATTAGATGCTAATTATAATAGCTCTAAGCATGGTGTTTTAACGAATAATCCAGGGAAGCTCTCAAATGACTTCTTTGTTAATATCACAGATATCAATACGAAATGGGAGCCTTCCAAAGAGGATGATATTTTTGAAGGAAAAGATAGAAGCTCAGGTGAAACCAAATGGACAGGTACTAGAGTTGATTTAGTATTTGGTTCTAATTCTCAGCTAAGGGCAATTTCTGAAGTGTATGCTCAGAATGATGCAAAAGAAAAGTTTGTGAAAGACTTTATAAAAGCTTGGGATAAAGTAATGAACTTAGATCGATTCGATTTAAAATAA